A region of Paenibacillus sp. 37 DNA encodes the following proteins:
- a CDS encoding carbohydrate ABC transporter permease → MIHMTIGEKVWQTVVYVMLILLSLLCVLPFLYVVAVSVTPESEVLRRGIVIIPESFTFLAYKEVFVSHGIWQAYKITLFRTIVGTALNVFFTVIAAYPLSKKYLPGRSPFLLFIVFTMMFSGGLIPTYLLIRSLGLLNSPWVLIIPNLISAFNLVIIKGFFEQLPGEIEESARVDGASELQTLWRIILPLSLPVLSTISLFYAVGHWNSYFDAIVYINDSNYMPLQVILRNILLNVATQSADSLANSGAVSTFAVQMATVVVTTVPILIVYPFLQKHFTKGVLLGSVKG, encoded by the coding sequence ATGATCCATATGACAATTGGTGAAAAAGTCTGGCAAACCGTCGTTTATGTGATGCTTATTTTGTTATCCCTACTTTGTGTGCTGCCCTTCCTATATGTGGTTGCTGTCTCCGTAACGCCAGAGTCGGAAGTATTAAGAAGAGGAATTGTGATTATACCCGAATCCTTTACCTTTTTGGCCTATAAAGAAGTATTCGTTTCTCACGGGATCTGGCAGGCGTATAAAATTACGTTGTTTCGAACGATTGTAGGGACTGCGTTAAATGTGTTTTTTACGGTGATCGCGGCCTACCCGTTATCCAAAAAATATTTACCCGGAAGAAGTCCGTTTTTACTCTTCATTGTGTTTACCATGATGTTCAGCGGGGGGTTAATTCCGACATATTTACTAATCCGCTCTCTGGGATTGTTAAATAGTCCGTGGGTATTGATCATTCCAAATCTCATTAGTGCATTTAATCTGGTGATCATTAAAGGCTTTTTTGAGCAATTGCCTGGTGAAATCGAGGAATCAGCAAGGGTAGACGGTGCCAGTGAGCTTCAGACGTTATGGCGGATCATTTTACCTCTGTCGTTACCCGTGCTTTCAACCATTTCCTTGTTTTACGCAGTCGGGCATTGGAACAGTTATTTCGATGCCATTGTTTATATCAATGATTCCAACTACATGCCACTTCAAGTGATTTTGCGTAATATCCTACTTAACGTGGCAACGCAAAGCGCTGATTCACTCGCCAATTCCGGAGCTGTCAGTACGTTCGCTGTGCAGATGGCTACAGTTGTTGTAACTACAGTCCCGATATTGATCGTTTATCCATTTTTGCAAAAGCATTTTACCAAAGGTGTACTCCTGGGTTCCGTTAAAGGATAA
- a CDS encoding extracellular solute-binding protein → MQRKKISFAILSAILGFGTLLSGCGGNEEVTSTTSSNSQGQSGQFATKMKISMFNQGTFNAAAPVPPRDEDIQRQMLEEEMNIDLEMMIPQAGQATTKLNTLIAGGDIPDLIFLKSRADLAQYYDQGVLADLTPYMDQFPELQKRFGTDSWEAMSYQGKTIGVPGYDNVNGISRSFFIRNDWLKKLNMEVPTTPDELFEVMKAFTEKDPDGNGKNDTYGFIGGMNKEGNLQTYGFDSLMWMFGVNPPSAVEIKDNEPVFLFIDPKMKEALAYINKMMAAKVVDPDWVTMNSPDLLDQKMFKGKVGFMIRDARRLEPDYQQKMKEISGEVPEWIVIPPMKGPYGDQIVERKSFQGNSWAISAKADEDKIIRILSMLNYLFTDEEAYPNFAYGIKGIHWDVVDGKIKNKTSELSKEMKEKYLWVDHYRMPRRGDDAEYFSFQNPKTAEAFKNNQQYVGPTLPGNLLTPDPSDTLDADRQRFINESLVKFMTGKEPLSNWDNFLQTLDTKFDMQKYKETAIQQFKEAGLIK, encoded by the coding sequence ATGCAACGTAAAAAGATTTCATTTGCTATTCTGTCGGCAATCTTAGGATTTGGAACGCTTTTGTCAGGATGTGGGGGAAATGAAGAAGTTACATCGACAACCTCGAGTAATTCGCAAGGTCAGTCTGGCCAGTTTGCAACCAAAATGAAAATCTCCATGTTTAACCAAGGTACGTTCAATGCTGCTGCTCCCGTACCTCCACGTGATGAAGATATTCAACGCCAAATGTTGGAAGAAGAGATGAACATCGACTTGGAGATGATGATTCCTCAAGCGGGTCAAGCAACAACCAAACTGAATACACTCATTGCAGGCGGGGATATTCCAGACTTGATCTTCTTGAAGAGCCGTGCTGATCTCGCGCAATATTACGACCAAGGTGTTCTTGCGGATTTGACACCGTATATGGACCAATTCCCTGAACTACAGAAACGGTTTGGCACTGACTCCTGGGAGGCGATGTCCTATCAAGGAAAAACCATTGGAGTTCCAGGCTATGATAATGTAAACGGTATCAGTCGAAGCTTCTTCATACGCAACGATTGGCTGAAAAAGTTGAATATGGAAGTGCCCACGACACCTGATGAGTTGTTCGAAGTTATGAAAGCCTTTACAGAGAAAGATCCGGACGGGAATGGTAAAAACGATACGTACGGATTCATCGGCGGTATGAATAAAGAAGGCAATCTGCAAACCTACGGCTTTGATAGCTTGATGTGGATGTTTGGCGTCAATCCTCCTTCAGCCGTTGAGATAAAAGATAATGAACCGGTATTTCTGTTTATCGATCCCAAAATGAAAGAGGCACTTGCTTACATTAATAAAATGATGGCAGCCAAAGTCGTAGACCCGGACTGGGTGACGATGAATTCACCTGATCTGTTGGACCAAAAGATGTTTAAGGGTAAAGTTGGCTTCATGATCAGAGATGCCCGCAGGCTGGAACCGGATTATCAACAGAAAATGAAAGAAATTAGTGGAGAGGTGCCGGAATGGATCGTTATTCCACCAATGAAAGGTCCTTACGGCGATCAGATTGTTGAGAGAAAATCGTTCCAAGGCAATTCATGGGCCATTTCCGCAAAAGCGGACGAGGACAAAATCATTCGGATCTTGTCCATGCTGAATTATCTCTTTACGGATGAAGAAGCCTATCCGAATTTTGCATACGGAATCAAAGGGATTCATTGGGATGTCGTAGACGGCAAAATCAAAAATAAAACCTCCGAGTTATCGAAAGAAATGAAAGAGAAGTACCTGTGGGTCGATCATTATAGAATGCCGCGGCGTGGTGATGATGCGGAGTACTTCAGCTTCCAGAATCCGAAGACGGCGGAAGCCTTCAAGAACAATCAGCAATATGTGGGGCCAACGTTGCCAGGTAATTTATTGACCCCAGACCCGAGCGACACTTTGGATGCTGACCGCCAACGTTTCATTAATGAAAGCTTGGTTAAATTTATGACGGGCAAAGAACCTCTTTCCAACTGGGACAATTTCCTCCAAACGTTGGATACCAAGTTTGACATGCAGAAATATAAGGAAACAGCAATCCAGCAATTTAAAGAAGCGGGCCTTATCAAGTAA
- a CDS encoding histidine kinase, protein MRRRISLPLKLFFIVFAFVLGCIILISQLSYRYVQKEIRTNDIYYTNQILDKVDQYFTVNFSSFQTILFSVETSVKANINNTEVIKKQLRELYELNSIYVSNIYLIKSDLSILGGSTPTRIFDEPLSERAPLFDAADKNRRTTFVSEPYKSKYSGWTVTMVRYLNGAPFPMAIAVDLDLNAIEETLFKINKQEQMNLALITASGKIIAGFSENKGPLSIQDHTFSIGETSAEEILDTSETTLQVHTKDGIPVSLLKKPTEKFNWTIVSVNDESRLKAALSRLETYYIELLAAGLLLSLFISFMVAKFIRKPLYTLKTKMKQVEQGILTTTITINRNDEFGDLSRAFDRMLQQIVELIRRAELHNELERKLEIQVLQSQINPHFLYNTLGSISNVIRLGQIEKVDVVIGSLISLLEYGIDDASEKVSLRQELRNVADYIEIQNIRYNRNFNLIEDIEAGLMDFPVFRMLLQPLVENSIFHGYNGGGIEGPITIHAYREDGIVIIEVVDQGEGIPADKLKHILISEPSEEEVKRKRIGLNNIHGRIRLHYGDQFGLDIISIPKEITRIRAVFPAELPKGDA, encoded by the coding sequence ATGCGAAGAAGAATCAGCTTGCCTTTAAAATTATTTTTTATCGTGTTTGCATTTGTATTGGGCTGCATCATCTTGATAAGCCAATTATCTTATCGCTATGTCCAAAAAGAAATACGAACCAATGATATTTATTACACCAATCAAATACTAGACAAGGTAGACCAGTATTTCACCGTTAATTTTTCCTCCTTCCAGACGATTCTCTTCTCAGTTGAAACTTCGGTGAAAGCCAACATTAACAATACCGAAGTGATTAAAAAGCAATTAAGGGAGCTGTATGAACTCAACAGTATTTATGTCAGTAATATTTATTTGATCAAAAGCGATTTATCCATTCTGGGCGGAAGTACACCTACTCGAATATTCGATGAACCTTTGTCGGAAAGAGCCCCTTTATTTGATGCGGCTGACAAGAATAGAAGGACTACCTTTGTTAGTGAACCTTACAAATCGAAGTATTCCGGCTGGACTGTTACGATGGTTCGTTATCTGAACGGTGCTCCGTTTCCTATGGCCATTGCGGTTGATCTGGATCTAAATGCCATTGAAGAAACCTTGTTCAAGATTAATAAACAGGAACAAATGAATCTGGCTCTGATCACTGCGTCAGGTAAGATCATTGCCGGATTTTCTGAAAATAAAGGACCCCTTAGTATTCAAGATCATACATTTTCAATCGGAGAGACGTCAGCGGAAGAAATTTTGGATACGTCAGAAACCACCCTTCAAGTGCATACGAAGGATGGCATTCCCGTCTCCCTTTTGAAGAAACCAACGGAGAAATTCAACTGGACCATTGTCTCCGTTAATGATGAATCACGCTTGAAAGCAGCTTTGTCCAGATTGGAAACCTATTATATTGAGCTTCTGGCTGCAGGTCTTCTTTTAAGTTTGTTCATTTCTTTCATGGTTGCCAAATTTATAAGAAAACCACTCTATACGCTCAAAACAAAAATGAAGCAGGTGGAACAAGGTATCCTCACAACGACAATAACGATTAATCGAAACGATGAGTTTGGTGATCTTTCACGAGCATTCGATCGTATGTTACAGCAAATTGTTGAACTGATTCGTCGAGCCGAGCTTCATAATGAACTTGAGCGGAAGTTGGAGATCCAGGTGTTACAGTCTCAAATAAACCCACATTTTCTGTATAACACGCTTGGTTCAATCAGCAATGTTATACGTCTTGGACAAATAGAGAAAGTCGATGTGGTAATCGGATCGCTCATTTCATTATTGGAATACGGGATAGACGATGCTTCTGAGAAGGTTTCCCTACGCCAGGAATTACGCAATGTAGCGGACTATATCGAGATCCAGAACATTCGGTATAACCGAAACTTCAACTTGATTGAAGATATCGAAGCAGGGTTAATGGATTTTCCGGTTTTCCGAATGCTGCTGCAGCCCCTTGTGGAGAATAGTATCTTCCATGGTTACAACGGAGGAGGAATTGAAGGGCCAATTACGATTCATGCGTACAGGGAGGACGGCATCGTCATCATCGAAGTTGTTGATCAAGGTGAGGGAATTCCGGCCGACAAATTAAAGCATATTTTAATCTCGGAACCAAGTGAAGAGGAAGTAAAAAGAAAACGAATCGGGCTGAATAATATTCATGGTCGAATAAGACTTCACTACGGAGATCAATTCGGACTGGATATCATTAGCATACCTAAGGAAATAACCCGTATACGCGCTGTATTCCCGGCAGAATTGCCAAAAGGAGATGCATAA
- a CDS encoding response regulator: MGRDYTCFIVDDEDLIIQRLELFFSELSLRDRRFVLVGKANNGLNGIEEIIKLKPDIVISDIVMPRMDGISMIEQLKVELPHTQYILLTAYSSFEYAQRAIQANVLEYIVKVPLREADLNRALDKAAGILNEFEKKEAEFHSLNVSVLENKYRVRKQFFNELIRGEIPSHRASDFANRMQFHFFQANYCCFIVEMNTYESFRNEYAAADQNILKYAITNIIEETVMNGSSGVAADLSDNRFIGFLSWENNRSDMETEYACLSLGGQIISHLHQYLNKRVSVAFGSPHRGWESIKQAYTEAKNVSEDFYYHTEKVVKTPMHRFQYHNDKKADFQQKLADFLIRLKRKISKEELDNALADLSQFVTDYKIHKSIMVPMIRDLYRDITVKFKSGNKMATEVPDFPMEYMTFQEQLAYIGDFTFEYVRAGQLLHRAEIMSAMHYIETNLKQRLTLEAIAEEVNLAPSYFSSLFKKTMNEGVISYINRKKINLALELLNVRDYSLLELCEEVGIVNEGYFCKLFKEYTGDTPKQYRIKMTR, encoded by the coding sequence ATGGGGAGAGACTATACCTGCTTCATTGTTGACGATGAAGACCTGATCATTCAACGATTGGAATTGTTTTTTAGCGAGCTCTCTCTTAGGGATAGACGATTTGTTCTGGTGGGAAAAGCGAATAATGGGCTGAATGGGATCGAGGAGATCATCAAACTTAAGCCGGATATCGTCATATCCGATATTGTCATGCCGCGAATGGACGGAATCTCCATGATTGAGCAGTTAAAAGTGGAGCTCCCCCATACCCAATACATACTTCTGACCGCCTATTCATCCTTTGAATACGCCCAGCGAGCTATTCAAGCCAACGTATTGGAGTACATTGTAAAGGTTCCGCTAAGGGAAGCCGATCTGAATCGAGCATTGGATAAGGCAGCTGGAATTCTAAATGAGTTTGAGAAAAAAGAAGCGGAATTTCACTCGTTAAACGTATCCGTGCTTGAAAATAAATACAGAGTCCGCAAGCAATTTTTTAACGAATTGATCCGAGGTGAAATTCCTTCTCATCGGGCATCGGATTTTGCCAATCGCATGCAGTTTCATTTCTTTCAAGCCAACTATTGCTGTTTCATCGTTGAGATGAATACGTATGAAAGTTTCCGAAACGAATACGCGGCCGCAGATCAAAACATCTTGAAGTATGCGATAACAAATATCATCGAAGAAACAGTTATGAATGGTAGCAGTGGGGTAGCTGCGGATCTGTCCGATAATCGTTTTATTGGTTTTTTATCCTGGGAAAATAACCGCAGTGATATGGAAACGGAATATGCTTGCCTATCCTTGGGAGGGCAGATCATCTCTCATTTGCATCAATATTTGAATAAAAGAGTATCTGTCGCTTTTGGAAGTCCACACCGAGGCTGGGAATCGATCAAACAGGCGTATACGGAAGCTAAAAATGTGAGTGAGGATTTCTATTATCATACCGAAAAAGTCGTAAAAACACCGATGCATCGGTTCCAATACCATAATGACAAAAAAGCAGACTTTCAGCAAAAGCTTGCTGATTTTCTTATACGCCTGAAGAGGAAGATTTCCAAGGAAGAGCTGGATAATGCACTTGCCGATCTGTCGCAATTTGTTACGGACTATAAAATCCACAAGTCCATCATGGTGCCCATGATTAGAGACTTGTACAGAGACATTACCGTGAAATTTAAATCGGGAAATAAGATGGCCACGGAAGTTCCAGACTTCCCCATGGAATATATGACATTTCAAGAGCAGCTCGCCTATATTGGCGACTTCACATTCGAATACGTGCGTGCGGGCCAACTATTACATCGTGCAGAAATTATGAGTGCTATGCATTATATAGAGACAAACCTGAAACAGCGTTTAACGCTGGAGGCCATTGCGGAGGAAGTGAATTTAGCGCCATCGTATTTTAGCAGCTTATTCAAAAAAACAATGAACGAAGGTGTGATTAGCTACATCAACCGTAAAAAAATCAACCTCGCTCTCGAGTTGTTAAATGTCCGGGATTATTCTTTATTGGAATTGTGCGAGGAAGTAGGCATTGTCAATGAAGGTTACTTTTGCAAACTGTTTAAAGAATATACCGGTGATACACCTAAGCAATACCGGATCAAAATGACACGGTAG
- a CDS encoding FAD-dependent oxidoreductase, with protein MEVIKMESIKADVTVVGGGIAGICAAIAAARQGLLVSLINDRPVLGGNASSEVRVHINGSAYLGNSPSYYAREGGLIEELKLKIFHYNPLYNKKLMLSLSDTVLLDMVYDEPNISLFLNTCVHETGMENGRIQWVEGLQLASERKFRFESPTYIDCSGDGIVGYQAGAHFRWGREATHEYKEELAPEVADHYTMGDTILFQARDVDYPVPYTKPGFAYDITKLEFFDSIRKGLNHRSFPRKINGLGGLWWLEYGGHMDIIKNNEDIALELRKLVYGIWDYIKNSGEFDDVDNLILDYVCPIPGKRESRRFIGEHMLSQNDLTAKPHFEDAVSIGGWYMDLHANKGIYDEGPATAWNFVPGLYNIPFRSLFSRNIPNLMFAGRNISATHVAFGSTRVMATCGCMGQAVGTAAALCVKYDTDPAAIVKAHMGELQAQLLRDGQTIVGLQEPLDPYFADGLTIRASSQRSYEQLHPTEEISLERALCLVLPIQTSVAESVQIKIKNRSEQSETLQVKLYGGERKENYIPTSELKDYHLLISAGYDDWITLDLSCKKPEDDKIYIVLEGTAGLTVHSNEEKMTGAVSFLYRPEEPSRLKKLNKSICFKDLIPSQNMYNPTNVVNGFSRPYGLPNGWISERTEGQEWLEFGFACPKNLDEIHLIFNSELNLEHFDDPIEPLIQDYDVTLTLEDGTKSEINIRGNYLSLNKHQVHAQGVTQIRFDFCATYGSPYYEVFAVKFFAPKNAK; from the coding sequence ATGGAGGTTATCAAAATGGAGTCTATAAAAGCTGATGTAACCGTCGTAGGTGGAGGTATTGCAGGGATATGTGCTGCCATTGCAGCAGCACGCCAAGGGCTGCTGGTTTCACTTATTAATGATCGGCCGGTTCTAGGGGGAAATGCGAGCAGCGAGGTCAGAGTGCATATCAACGGGTCGGCTTATCTCGGAAACAGTCCATCCTACTATGCTCGAGAGGGCGGGTTGATAGAAGAACTGAAGCTGAAGATATTTCATTACAATCCGTTATACAACAAGAAGTTGATGCTTTCGCTTTCGGATACAGTCTTACTCGACATGGTTTATGATGAGCCCAACATCTCTCTATTCCTGAACACATGCGTTCATGAAACGGGTATGGAGAACGGCAGAATCCAATGGGTGGAGGGCCTTCAATTGGCTTCCGAGAGAAAATTTCGTTTTGAAAGCCCCACCTACATCGATTGCTCCGGGGATGGAATTGTTGGATACCAGGCAGGAGCTCACTTCCGATGGGGAAGAGAGGCGACGCATGAATACAAGGAGGAGCTCGCTCCAGAAGTGGCGGATCATTACACGATGGGCGATACGATTCTGTTTCAAGCCCGTGACGTAGACTATCCCGTTCCTTACACAAAGCCAGGCTTTGCGTATGATATTACGAAGCTGGAGTTTTTTGATAGTATCCGAAAAGGATTAAACCATCGGTCTTTTCCAAGAAAAATCAACGGGCTTGGCGGATTGTGGTGGCTGGAATACGGCGGACATATGGATATTATCAAGAATAATGAAGACATCGCATTAGAATTGCGAAAATTGGTGTACGGAATCTGGGATTATATCAAAAATAGCGGTGAATTTGATGATGTAGACAATCTTATCCTGGATTATGTATGCCCGATTCCGGGAAAGCGAGAGTCGAGACGATTTATAGGTGAACACATGTTGTCTCAGAACGATCTTACAGCAAAACCTCATTTCGAGGATGCGGTATCCATCGGAGGGTGGTATATGGATCTGCATGCAAATAAAGGCATCTACGATGAGGGGCCGGCTACCGCGTGGAATTTTGTGCCTGGATTGTATAATATCCCGTTTCGCAGCTTATTTTCACGCAATATCCCTAATCTCATGTTCGCTGGCCGCAATATAAGCGCTACCCACGTGGCTTTTGGATCTACAAGAGTGATGGCAACCTGTGGTTGTATGGGGCAGGCGGTAGGAACGGCTGCTGCGTTATGCGTAAAATATGATACAGACCCCGCGGCCATCGTCAAAGCCCATATGGGTGAGCTTCAGGCGCAGCTGCTTCGAGACGGGCAAACGATTGTAGGGCTTCAAGAGCCGTTGGATCCTTATTTCGCAGATGGATTAACGATTCGTGCCTCTTCTCAGCGAAGCTATGAACAGCTTCATCCAACCGAAGAGATCTCCTTGGAAAGAGCGTTATGTTTGGTCTTGCCGATTCAGACATCCGTGGCTGAAAGTGTGCAGATCAAAATTAAAAATAGATCCGAGCAATCGGAAACGTTGCAAGTGAAGCTGTACGGCGGGGAGCGGAAGGAAAACTATATTCCCACCAGCGAGCTGAAAGACTATCACTTGCTTATTTCAGCGGGTTACGATGACTGGATTACACTGGACCTCAGTTGCAAGAAGCCAGAAGACGACAAAATCTACATTGTATTGGAAGGTACGGCGGGCCTTACTGTACACAGCAATGAAGAGAAAATGACTGGAGCGGTTAGCTTCCTTTATAGACCGGAAGAGCCATCCAGGCTGAAGAAACTTAATAAGAGCATTTGCTTCAAAGACCTGATACCATCTCAAAATATGTATAATCCCACGAATGTTGTAAACGGTTTCTCCAGACCTTATGGTCTGCCTAACGGCTGGATATCGGAACGTACGGAAGGACAGGAATGGTTGGAATTTGGTTTTGCATGCCCCAAGAATCTGGATGAAATCCATCTTATTTTCAATTCAGAACTGAATTTGGAGCATTTCGACGATCCGATCGAACCACTGATCCAGGATTATGATGTGACTTTAACTTTAGAAGATGGAACCAAGAGTGAAATTAATATCCGCGGGAATTACCTTTCGTTGAATAAACATCAGGTGCATGCACAAGGTGTAACCCAAATCCGGTTTGATTTCTGTGCAACGTATGGCTCACCTTATTATGAAGTGTTTGCAGTGAAATTTTTTGCTCCTAAAAATGCGAAGTGA
- a CDS encoding SGNH/GDSL hydrolase family protein: protein MKEFFPRRGLPNVIQKLENGEPVTIVYFGGSNTRSEGYRVMTADWLRGQYPHADIRAVNAGIDGTGSDLGCARMETDVLRHQPDLVFVEFVGNDGGVPESKARIEGIVRQIRKHSPFTDILFVYTIKERDLNLFQSGEYQKGALMQEEVADYYGIPSIHLGVAVSQLVSGGKLIFTSSADVSIPGAVIFTHDSIHPTIPVGHQIYTDTITRSFEKMSELRDHVGKVEHHLPQDTLVPANPWEYATMLPLDQLTHFSAGWSYMTPDDFALVREYDWLFPGLWRAVDPGEAITVEFVGTHIGLFDIGGPDSGRLKVSVDGGEPFLIDRFTLYNDHNRNQYVFLPELPNGKHTVRFEIDHEKTDKSAVFEASGNERSMAHVQQHPDWYDQTVIQLGKLLLVQPPL from the coding sequence ATGAAAGAATTTTTTCCTCGGAGAGGGCTGCCTAATGTCATTCAGAAGTTGGAAAATGGGGAACCTGTGACCATCGTTTATTTTGGCGGCAGTAATACGCGTTCTGAAGGATACAGAGTCATGACCGCGGATTGGCTGCGAGGGCAATATCCCCATGCCGATATACGCGCTGTGAACGCAGGCATTGATGGGACAGGATCGGACCTCGGCTGCGCCCGTATGGAGACCGATGTACTGCGTCATCAGCCTGATCTCGTGTTTGTTGAATTTGTCGGAAATGATGGGGGAGTCCCCGAATCCAAGGCGCGAATCGAAGGTATTGTCCGACAGATCCGCAAGCACAGCCCGTTTACCGATATCCTGTTCGTATATACGATTAAGGAGCGGGATTTGAACTTATTTCAATCCGGCGAGTACCAGAAGGGTGCTCTTATGCAAGAGGAAGTTGCCGACTATTACGGCATTCCTTCGATTCATCTGGGCGTGGCGGTCAGTCAATTGGTTTCAGGTGGAAAGCTCATTTTCACTTCAAGTGCAGATGTATCCATTCCCGGTGCCGTTATTTTTACGCATGATTCGATCCATCCAACGATTCCCGTAGGACATCAGATATACACGGACACCATCACCCGGTCATTTGAGAAAATGAGCGAACTTCGAGATCACGTGGGAAAAGTGGAACATCATTTGCCGCAAGATACTCTGGTCCCGGCCAATCCTTGGGAGTATGCAACCATGCTGCCACTGGATCAACTCACTCATTTTTCCGCAGGATGGTCTTACATGACTCCCGATGATTTTGCCTTAGTGCGCGAGTATGATTGGTTGTTCCCCGGTCTATGGCGAGCAGTTGATCCCGGAGAGGCGATCACAGTGGAGTTTGTGGGAACCCACATCGGCTTATTTGATATCGGAGGGCCAGATTCTGGCCGATTGAAGGTTTCGGTGGATGGAGGGGAACCATTCCTTATTGATCGATTCACACTCTATAACGATCATAATCGAAATCAATATGTTTTCTTGCCGGAGCTACCAAATGGAAAACATACCGTTCGCTTCGAGATCGATCACGAGAAAACTGACAAATCGGCCGTGTTTGAGGCAAGTGGCAATGAAAGAAGTATGGCACATGTTCAACAGCATCCGGATTGGTATGATCAAACGGTCATTCAGCTTGGAAAGTTGTTATTGGTGCAGCCGCCATTATAA
- a CDS encoding cation diffusion facilitator family transporter produces the protein MDQLKYDNLKLGERGAIISIIAYICLTLLKLIVGNMAGSEALKADGLNNATDIVASIAVLIGLKLAQRPADKDHTYGHWRAETVASLVASFIMMAVGLQVLFEAIGSVFQGTQESPDIIAAYTGIFCAVIMYLVYRYNKRLATRIKSQAVMAAARDNISDAWVSTGAVIGIVGSQFGLPWLDPVTAVIVGFLICKTAWDIFKEATHHLTDGFDVELIQEYKKTIAGIDGVEKVKDVRARNYGNNAVVDVVITVHAELDLQQAHDICTDVENELMEEHDVYTVHVHVEPDMLKECI, from the coding sequence TTGGATCAACTAAAATACGATAATCTAAAGCTGGGGGAGCGCGGAGCGATCATCAGCATTATCGCCTACATATGTTTGACCTTATTAAAACTGATCGTTGGCAATATGGCCGGATCAGAAGCGCTCAAGGCGGATGGATTAAACAATGCCACCGATATTGTGGCCTCCATAGCTGTACTGATCGGTTTGAAACTTGCCCAACGCCCAGCCGACAAAGACCATACATATGGCCACTGGAGAGCAGAGACCGTTGCGTCACTAGTTGCTTCTTTCATTATGATGGCAGTAGGTTTACAAGTACTGTTTGAAGCCATCGGTTCTGTGTTCCAGGGTACACAAGAATCTCCGGATATCATCGCCGCGTACACAGGTATTTTCTGCGCGGTTATCATGTATCTGGTCTATCGCTATAACAAGAGACTTGCTACACGTATTAAAAGTCAGGCGGTCATGGCTGCAGCTCGAGATAATATCTCCGATGCCTGGGTGAGCACCGGTGCGGTCATTGGAATCGTGGGTTCCCAGTTCGGCCTCCCATGGCTGGACCCGGTAACAGCTGTCATCGTAGGTTTCCTGATCTGCAAGACCGCTTGGGACATTTTCAAGGAAGCCACACATCATCTGACCGATGGTTTTGATGTTGAACTGATTCAGGAGTACAAAAAGACGATTGCCGGAATAGACGGTGTAGAGAAGGTCAAAGACGTAAGAGCCCGCAATTATGGCAATAATGCTGTCGTGGATGTTGTCATCACCGTACATGCTGAGCTGGATCTTCAACAAGCACATGATATCTGTACAGACGTGGAGAACGAGTTAATGGAGGAGCATGACGTATACACCGTTCACGTTCATGTGGAACCTGATATGTTGAAAGAATGCATATGA
- a CDS encoding ferritin family protein: protein MYVTYPYGYRYTFTPVWATSSAEALELIKSAVQGERNDEIFYDSLIQLSPDANQAAIITSIRNDERGHNQMFRQMYKDLTGQEISGVSSEPVETVTSYLAGLQQAFQGELAAVEKYRKIWFGLPYGIYKDTVWGIILDEQKHADKYNNLITYNLPR, encoded by the coding sequence ATGTATGTGACATATCCGTATGGTTACAGGTACACTTTTACTCCGGTATGGGCAACATCATCAGCCGAAGCACTTGAATTAATCAAATCCGCTGTGCAGGGAGAACGAAACGACGAGATTTTCTATGATTCACTGATTCAGTTGTCACCTGATGCCAATCAGGCTGCCATCATCACGAGCATCCGTAATGATGAACGTGGACATAATCAAATGTTTCGGCAAATGTACAAAGATCTAACGGGTCAGGAGATTTCCGGCGTAAGTAGTGAGCCGGTTGAGACGGTCACCTCTTATCTTGCTGGGCTGCAACAGGCGTTTCAAGGTGAATTGGCGGCCGTGGAAAAGTATAGAAAAATATGGTTTGGTCTCCCTTATGGCATATATAAAGACACGGTGTGGGGGATCATTCTGGATGAACAGAAACATGCGGATAAATATAACAATCTGATTACCTACAATTTGCCGAGATAG